In a single window of the Chondrocystis sp. NIES-4102 genome:
- a CDS encoding molybdate ABC transporter inner membrane subunit: MLDLDLSSIWISLKTAITATVITFFLGIMAAGWMLNYRGKGKEVIETLFTAPLVLPPTVVGFLLLLLLGKKGIIGQFLANIGVTIVFSWYATVIASTVVAFPLMYKTALGAFKQIDPNFFACARTLGASETRIFWQITLPLARQGIIAGTLLAFARALGEFGATLMLAGSIPGKTETIPIAIYLATEAGEMERASWLVIVMLVISFTVVMGVNYAEKIQFIGETGLNRFILPKNRKRTWDNMPVQHPIELTVEIQKQLPGFYLDVCFHTDQTPFGLLGASGAGKSLILRCIAGLEMPDRGKIILNGKVLFDSQKAINLPPQERNCGFLFQNYALFPHLTVAENIAFGMPSGKTSQAIKEEIAQQLIAVNLAAIGDRYPRQLSGGQQQRVALARARASKPEIMLLDEPFSALDTYLRDKQEKILRNNLIHYQGVTLLITHNLEEAYRVCPNLMVIDQGRAIAIGSKQDIFKHPGNYRTAQLTGCKNFSRAIAINDHQILAVDWYCTLEVIPPIPPTLKYVGIRAYQLDILGIKQAANTFNCWLANQSETQHRMTLYLKLNQAPKHREDYHLQAEVYKDRWEKLKCLPSPWKIQLQPQKIMFLS, from the coding sequence ATGCTTGATCTAGATTTATCTTCTATTTGGATCTCTTTGAAAACAGCTATTACTGCAACGGTAATTACTTTTTTTCTGGGTATTATGGCAGCAGGTTGGATGTTAAATTATCGGGGGAAGGGTAAGGAAGTTATTGAAACTTTATTTACTGCACCTTTAGTACTTCCGCCCACGGTTGTCGGGTTTTTGTTGTTGCTATTGTTGGGAAAAAAAGGAATAATTGGACAATTTTTAGCAAATATTGGCGTTACTATTGTTTTCTCTTGGTATGCTACTGTAATTGCTTCAACTGTCGTCGCTTTTCCCCTGATGTATAAAACGGCTTTGGGTGCATTTAAGCAAATTGATCCTAATTTTTTTGCCTGTGCTAGAACTTTAGGAGCTTCAGAAACCAGGATTTTTTGGCAAATTACTTTACCTTTGGCAAGACAAGGCATAATTGCTGGTACTTTGCTGGCTTTTGCTCGTGCTTTGGGGGAATTTGGGGCAACTTTGATGTTAGCAGGTTCAATTCCAGGTAAAACCGAAACTATCCCTATTGCTATTTATTTGGCTACCGAAGCAGGGGAGATGGAGCGAGCATCATGGTTAGTTATAGTTATGTTAGTTATTTCTTTTACGGTAGTTATGGGGGTTAATTATGCTGAAAAAATCCAATTTATAGGCGAAACTGGGTTAAATCGCTTTATTTTGCCGAAAAATCGTAAGCGAACTTGGGATAATATGCCCGTGCAGCACCCAATTGAATTAACAGTGGAAATTCAAAAACAATTACCAGGGTTTTATTTAGATGTCTGTTTTCATACTGACCAAACACCTTTCGGCTTGTTGGGAGCTTCTGGAGCAGGAAAAAGTTTAATTTTACGCTGTATTGCTGGTTTAGAAATGCCCGATCGCGGTAAAATTATTTTAAATGGGAAAGTCTTGTTTGATTCTCAAAAAGCAATTAACTTACCTCCACAAGAACGTAATTGCGGTTTTTTGTTTCAGAATTACGCCCTGTTTCCCCATCTAACTGTGGCAGAAAATATAGCCTTTGGAATGCCATCAGGTAAAACAAGTCAAGCAATTAAAGAAGAAATAGCACAACAATTAATTGCCGTTAATTTAGCAGCTATCGGCGATCGCTATCCTCGTCAACTCTCAGGGGGGCAACAGCAAAGGGTGGCGTTAGCAAGAGCAAGAGCTAGTAAACCTGAGATAATGTTATTGGATGAACCGTTTTCGGCTTTGGATACTTATTTACGCGATAAACAAGAGAAAATACTCAGAAATAATCTGATACATTATCAGGGAGTAACTCTTTTAATTACCCATAACCTGGAAGAAGCCTATCGAGTTTGTCCTAATTTAATGGTAATAGATCAAGGTAGGGCGATCGCTATTGGCAGTAAACAGGATATCTTTAAACACCCAGGTAATTATCGCACTGCTCAACTAACAGGTTGTAAAAACTTTTCCCGTGCGATCGCTATTAATGATCATCAAATTTTAGCAGTTGATTGGTATTGTACCTTAGAAGTTATTCCTCCTATTCCCCCAACCCTCAAATATGTAGGTATTCGCGCTTATCAATTAGATATTCTGGGTATTAAGCAAGCAGCAAATACTTTTAACTGTTGGTTAGCCAACCAAAGCGAAACTCAACACCGCATGACTTTATATCTTAAACTCAATCAAGCACCTAAACATAGGGAAGATTATCATCTACAGGCGGAAGTGTATAAAGATAGGTGGGAAAAGTTAAAGTGTTTACCCTCTCCCTGGAAAATTCAGCTTCAACCTCAAAAAATTATGTTTCTCAGTTAG
- the modA gene encoding molybdenum ABC transporter, periplasmic binding protein — protein MLLKKNILIYLSLSLIAFFLIINLTKINQPQINNQAIANDTVTLTISAATSLQNALKAIQPKYSQLQPQVNIVYNFGASGSLQQQIEQGAPVDIFISAAIEQMAALDVKNLLLPSSRRNLLSNKIVLIVPKNSNKINSFADLTTDALTKIALGIPETVPVGKYAQEVLTSLGIIDAVIPKAVYGKDVQQVLNYVATENVDAGIVYLSNAKFNDQVKIVATAPEASHSPVIYPIAILKATKNPQAAKELENYLLSPEAQNLFKQHGFIGVN, from the coding sequence ATGCTGCTCAAAAAAAATATCTTAATTTATTTAAGTTTATCTTTGATTGCTTTTTTCTTAATCATAAATCTTACAAAAATCAATCAACCCCAGATAAATAATCAAGCTATAGCTAATGATACTGTTACCTTAACTATTTCCGCAGCTACCAGTTTACAAAATGCCCTCAAAGCGATACAACCAAAATATTCTCAACTGCAACCACAAGTAAATATAGTTTATAATTTTGGGGCTTCAGGTTCATTACAGCAACAAATCGAACAAGGCGCACCTGTAGACATTTTTATTTCTGCTGCTATAGAACAAATGGCTGCTTTAGACGTTAAGAATTTACTCTTACCTAGCTCGCGTCGAAATTTGTTGAGTAATAAAATAGTTTTAATTGTGCCAAAAAATAGCAATAAAATTAATAGTTTTGCAGATTTAACCACAGACGCTTTAACTAAAATTGCTTTAGGTATACCAGAAACTGTGCCAGTAGGTAAATATGCTCAAGAAGTCTTAACTTCCCTGGGAATTATAGACGCAGTTATCCCCAAAGCCGTATATGGTAAAGATGTACAACAGGTATTAAATTATGTAGCTACAGAAAATGTCGATGCAGGAATTGTTTATCTTAGTAATGCTAAATTTAATGATCAGGTAAAAATAGTTGCTACCGCCCCCGAAGCTAGTCATTCTCCCGTCATTTATCCAATTGCAATATTAAAAGCGACAAAAAACCCTCAAGCAGCTAAGGAATTAGAAAATTATCTCCTCAGCCCCGAAGCACAAAATTTATTTAAACAACATGGTTTTATTGGGGTTAATTAG
- a CDS encoding cytochrome c oxidase subunit III yields MTDSTIPNQEERSLDSPKVEEHDEAGNRMYGFIVFLLSESVIFLSFFGGYIIYKTTMTDWLPAGVSGLEIREPFINTIVLVSSSFVIYIAERFLHKDNLWGFRFFWLLTMAMGGYFLYGQAVEWNGLQFGFTSGVFGGIFYLLTGFHGLHVFTGILLQTIMLIRSFIPNNYAEGQFGVDATSLFWHFVDVIWIILFILLYVWQ; encoded by the coding sequence ATGACAGATAGTACCATTCCCAATCAAGAAGAGCGATCGCTCGACTCCCCTAAAGTAGAAGAACATGATGAAGCTGGCAATAGAATGTATGGTTTTATTGTTTTTCTTCTCTCCGAAAGTGTAATTTTCCTCAGTTTTTTTGGGGGATATATTATTTATAAAACCACCATGACTGACTGGCTACCTGCTGGTGTTTCAGGGTTGGAAATTAGAGAACCATTTATTAATACTATAGTCTTAGTTTCTAGTAGCTTTGTAATTTATATTGCCGAAAGATTTTTACATAAAGATAACCTTTGGGGTTTTCGTTTCTTTTGGCTACTAACTATGGCAATGGGTGGGTATTTCCTCTATGGGCAAGCAGTAGAATGGAACGGTTTACAATTTGGTTTTACTTCTGGCGTTTTTGGCGGAATATTTTATCTTTTAACTGGCTTTCATGGTTTGCACGTTTTTACAGGCATCCTGTTACAAACCATCATGTTAATTCGCTCATTTATTCCTAATAATTATGCAGAAGGGCAATTTGGGGTAGATGCTACCTCTTTATTTTGGCACTTTGTTGATGTTATTTGGATTATCCTATTTATTTTGCTTTACGTTTGGCAGTAA
- a CDS encoding hypothetical protein (similar to menaquinone biosynthesis methyltransferase): MQFKYAISLSKLFGRMDDNLINKIKQDFDRIALLEQKLWDHNRHYHSFLLKQLPIKGNIALDIGCGTGDFSRLLAQRFNKVIALDLSPTMIAIAKQRSQAYQNIEFLVGDILKWHFPLEKFDAIASIATVHHLPLDQLLPSLKSALKCQGKLVILDLVRYEYPQDILREINSLVLNPLLTILINGKLKASQEELEAWQKHASTDTYLTLTQAKEIYSNFLEKAKIMQHLFWRYSVVWQKP; the protein is encoded by the coding sequence ATGCAATTTAAATACGCTATAAGCTTATCTAAGTTATTTGGCAGAATGGATGATAATTTAATTAATAAAATTAAGCAGGATTTTGATCGCATTGCTTTACTAGAACAGAAGCTGTGGGATCATAATCGGCATTATCATTCTTTTCTTCTGAAACAATTACCAATTAAAGGTAATATTGCCCTTGATATAGGTTGTGGAACAGGGGATTTTTCCCGTTTGCTAGCCCAACGTTTTAATAAAGTTATTGCTTTGGATTTGTCACCGACAATGATTGCAATTGCTAAACAACGTTCTCAAGCATATCAAAATATTGAGTTTTTGGTTGGTGATATTCTAAAGTGGCATTTTCCTCTAGAGAAATTTGACGCGATCGCCTCTATCGCCACAGTTCATCATTTACCTTTAGATCAGTTATTACCGAGTTTAAAATCTGCTTTAAAATGTCAGGGAAAATTGGTAATTTTGGATTTAGTTAGATATGAATATCCTCAAGATATCCTACGCGAAATTAATTCTTTAGTTCTTAACCCACTGTTAACAATATTAATTAATGGCAAACTAAAAGCTAGCCAAGAAGAATTAGAAGCTTGGCAAAAACACGCCAGTACTGATACATATCTCACCCTCACTCAAGCAAAAGAAATATACAGTAACTTCCTAGAAAAAGCCAAGATCATGCAACACTTATTTTGGCGTTACTCAGTAGTTTGGCAAAAGCCCTAA
- the ctaDII gene encoding cytochrome oxidase II large subunit: MTTLSNPQKITKETPPKWRKYFSFSLDHKVIGIQYLVTSFFFFLLAGIFAMIMRGELITPEPDLLDRTVYNALFTMHGTIMLFGWTFPVLTGLSNYLVPLMIGAKDMAFPRLNAAAFWMIPVVGILLAISFLVPGGPSQSGWWAYPPVSLQNPTGNLINGQFLWLLAVALSGVSSIMGAVNFVTTIVRMRAPGMTWFKTPAFVWTVLAAQLIQLYGLPALTAGAVMLLCDLTFGTAFFDPVQGGNPVLYQHFFWFYSHPAVYVIILPAFGIFSEIFPVYARKPLFGYRVVAVSSVVITGLSGIVWVHHMFASGTPGWMRMLFMATTMLISVPTGIKVFAWVATIWGGKLRLDTPMLFALGGLVNFVFAGITGIMLASTPIDIHVNNTYFVVGHFHYVLYGSMVFATYAAIYHWFPKMTGKMYYEGLGKLHFYLSFIGTALNFLPMHPVGLMGMPRRVASYDPEFTFWNVLASIGGFILGISVIPFLLNMVSSWISGKPAGNNPWRAIGLEWLVASPPEEENFEETPIVISEPYGYGKKEPLTQNMG, from the coding sequence ATGACTACCCTTTCCAACCCTCAAAAAATAACTAAAGAAACACCTCCAAAATGGCGCAAATACTTTAGTTTTAGCCTCGATCATAAAGTAATTGGCATTCAATATTTAGTTACCTCCTTTTTCTTCTTCCTCCTGGCTGGTATTTTTGCCATGATCATGCGTGGTGAACTTATTACACCCGAACCAGATTTATTAGATCGCACCGTTTATAACGCCTTGTTTACTATGCACGGTACGATTATGTTATTTGGTTGGACTTTTCCTGTATTAACGGGATTATCTAACTATCTTGTGCCTTTAATGATTGGGGCGAAAGACATGGCATTCCCCCGTCTGAATGCAGCAGCTTTTTGGATGATTCCTGTGGTGGGAATTTTACTCGCGATTAGTTTTCTTGTACCAGGGGGCCCCTCTCAATCTGGTTGGTGGGCTTATCCGCCAGTTAGTTTACAAAATCCTACAGGTAACTTAATTAACGGGCAATTCCTCTGGTTATTAGCCGTTGCCCTTTCTGGAGTATCTTCGATCATGGGGGCTGTCAATTTTGTGACAACTATTGTACGGATGCGCGCCCCAGGGATGACTTGGTTTAAAACTCCTGCTTTTGTTTGGACAGTTTTAGCAGCCCAATTGATTCAATTATATGGTTTGCCAGCCCTAACGGCGGGGGCGGTGATGTTACTGTGTGATCTTACTTTTGGAACAGCGTTTTTTGATCCTGTTCAAGGTGGTAATCCTGTTTTATATCAGCATTTTTTCTGGTTTTACTCCCATCCTGCTGTATATGTAATTATTTTGCCCGCATTTGGCATTTTTTCCGAGATATTTCCTGTTTACGCCCGCAAGCCCTTATTTGGTTATAGAGTTGTTGCTGTTTCTTCAGTAGTAATTACTGGTTTGAGTGGCATTGTTTGGGTACACCATATGTTTGCTAGTGGTACTCCAGGTTGGATGAGAATGTTGTTTATGGCAACTACCATGTTGATTTCTGTACCCACAGGGATTAAAGTTTTTGCTTGGGTGGCGACAATTTGGGGTGGTAAACTGCGTCTGGATACGCCGATGTTATTTGCCCTTGGAGGGCTGGTTAATTTTGTGTTTGCTGGTATCACAGGTATCATGTTGGCATCGACTCCTATTGATATCCACGTCAACAATACTTATTTTGTTGTGGGACATTTCCACTATGTCTTGTATGGTTCAATGGTATTTGCTACCTATGCAGCTATTTATCATTGGTTTCCTAAGATGACAGGCAAGATGTATTATGAAGGCTTGGGTAAGCTGCACTTTTATTTATCTTTTATTGGTACTGCGCTAAACTTCCTACCTATGCACCCTGTAGGTTTAATGGGTATGCCTCGCCGTGTTGCATCCTACGATCCTGAATTTACTTTTTGGAATGTTTTAGCAAGTATTGGGGGGTTTATATTGGGTATTTCGGTAATTCCTTTTCTCTTAAATATGGTTAGTTCTTGGATTTCGGGCAAACCCGCAGGAAATAACCCTTGGAGGGCGATCGGCTTGGAATGGCTGGTTGCTTCACCCCCAGAAGAAGAAAATTTTGAGGAAACACCAATAGTTATTTCTGAACCCTATGGATATGGCAAAAAAGAACCCTTGACACAGAATATGGGTTAG
- the ctaCII gene encoding cytochrome c oxidase subunit II translates to MRTKIIIISAITLVVVAMSVWMGQIAYSWLPPQASAEAVLIDNLFSLLTAIGTFIFLGVTGAIIYNIIVHRAGRYDTSDGPPIEGNIKLEIIWTAIPLVLVFIIATLSYQTYDKMDLHGPTEIAHLPHMMPSAYADTGLSSEATTNIEVDSKQWAWVFHYPDKNVTSTELHLPVDQRVHLTMRSQDVIHGFYIPAFRVKQDIIPPKTVDFEFTPIKIGRYRLRDSQYSGTYFAAMQTDVVVENSEDYDRWLNQAKRQKPTPAPNQAASEYAQREQKDAIAIWDTVVPAPSPMVNYHP, encoded by the coding sequence GTGAGAACTAAAATAATAATTATCAGTGCGATCACTTTAGTTGTAGTGGCAATGAGTGTCTGGATGGGACAAATTGCTTATTCCTGGTTGCCTCCTCAAGCTTCGGCTGAAGCAGTTTTAATCGATAATCTGTTTAGTCTATTAACTGCGATCGGTACATTTATCTTTTTGGGGGTTACAGGGGCAATTATCTATAACATAATCGTACATCGAGCAGGTAGATACGATACTAGTGATGGGCCACCAATAGAAGGTAACATCAAGCTAGAAATTATTTGGACAGCAATACCTTTAGTCTTGGTATTTATTATTGCTACTTTGAGCTATCAAACCTACGATAAAATGGATTTGCATGGCCCAACAGAAATTGCCCATCTACCCCATATGATGCCATCAGCCTATGCGGATACAGGGTTAAGTAGCGAAGCAACCACCAATATAGAGGTAGATTCTAAACAATGGGCATGGGTGTTTCATTACCCAGATAAAAATGTTACTAGTACAGAATTACATTTACCTGTAGATCAAAGGGTACATTTAACCATGCGATCGCAGGATGTTATTCACGGTTTTTATATTCCTGCATTCAGAGTTAAACAAGATATTATTCCTCCTAAAACTGTTGACTTTGAATTTACTCCGATCAAAATTGGTAGATATCGTCTGCGAGACTCCCAATATAGCGGTACATATTTTGCTGCGATGCAAACTGATGTGGTTGTGGAAAATAGCGAAGACTACGATCGCTGGTTAAATCAAGCCAAAAGACAGAAACCAACCCCCGCACCCAATCAAGCAGCTAGTGAATACGCCCAAAGAGAACAAAAAGACGCGATCGCTATCTGGGATACTGTTGTACCAGCCCCGTCACCTATGGTTAATTATCATCCTTAA
- a CDS encoding conserved hypothetical membrane protein, producing MNPELINQLDLGANGLPYPIPIHPNLVHLTLGLFIIGIAFDIVGVLFPFDRTIFKYLAIPATRANFFDVGWYNMLGAAIITFFTVGFGFYEIMLVDSTPDVISAWGLGAMETMLWHGVGGVFLLAAIVGMTIWRGFQRYVWRNDTSRQVQWRYLLAGLAIMFIMYVHGTLGAQLAAEFGVHNTADNLLRLGQDPNVLLR from the coding sequence ATGAATCCAGAATTAATTAATCAATTAGATTTAGGGGCAAATGGGCTACCTTACCCAATTCCAATTCATCCGAATTTAGTACATTTAACTTTAGGCTTATTCATTATTGGGATTGCTTTTGATATTGTGGGTGTCCTATTTCCCTTTGACCGCACTATATTTAAATATTTAGCAATTCCTGCAACTCGCGCTAATTTCTTTGATGTGGGTTGGTACAATATGCTGGGTGCTGCGATTATTACCTTTTTCACCGTGGGATTTGGTTTTTATGAAATCATGTTAGTAGATTCCACTCCAGATGTTATAAGTGCTTGGGGTCTGGGGGCGATGGAAACTATGCTATGGCATGGGGTTGGTGGGGTATTTCTCCTGGCTGCGATTGTGGGAATGACTATCTGGCGAGGTTTTCAGCGTTATGTTTGGCGTAATGATACCAGTAGACAGGTACAGTGGCGATATTTACTGGCTGGTCTTGCCATTATGTTTATTATGTATGTACATGGGACTTTAGGAGCGCAATTAGCTGCTGAATTTGGCGTTCATAACACCGCAGACAATCTATTACGTCTAGGACAAGACCCCAATGTTTTATTGAGATGA